The Tistrella mobilis genome window below encodes:
- a CDS encoding histidine phosphatase family protein: MTTQPTRLLFVRHGTATRMTEELRDPPLAPRGREEAAETAAHLAALLAGQRPRLLASPLARTTETATIIGAALGLAPEPAPAFAEIPWTDGQPVISRAADIKDWLGRFWGDMPTAQRAWAAGVVEAAHALSGLVVVVSHFVPINVLVGHARGSDRVLEFRPRPASVTIFNRGPDGLMVEALGAEDETLFA; encoded by the coding sequence ATGACCACCCAGCCCACACGTCTCCTCTTTGTCCGCCACGGCACCGCCACCCGCATGACCGAGGAGCTGCGCGATCCGCCGCTGGCGCCGCGCGGCCGCGAGGAGGCGGCGGAGACCGCGGCGCATCTGGCGGCGCTGCTTGCAGGTCAGCGCCCCCGTCTGCTGGCGAGCCCTCTGGCCCGGACCACCGAGACCGCGACCATTATCGGTGCGGCGCTGGGTCTGGCACCCGAACCCGCACCGGCCTTCGCCGAGATTCCCTGGACCGACGGCCAGCCCGTGATCTCGCGCGCAGCCGACATCAAGGACTGGCTGGGCCGCTTCTGGGGCGACATGCCGACGGCGCAGCGTGCCTGGGCGGCAGGGGTGGTGGAAGCCGCGCACGCCCTGTCGGGGCTGGTGGTCGTGGTGTCGCATTTCGTGCCGATCAACGTGCTGGTCGGCCATGCCCGCGGCAGTGATCGCGTGCTGGAATTCCGCCCGCGTCCGGCCTCCGTCACCATCTTCAACCGCGGCCCCGACGGCCTGATGGTCGAGGCGCTGGGCGCGGAAGACGAAACCCTGTTCGCCTGA
- a CDS encoding TonB-dependent siderophore receptor, translating into MTRRHQRRRNTAGHHTTGRPAAMAGAALVGAAILAGAGMGASTAAQAQGAAAVQDQQHDFDIPRQPLAGAINAFSAATGWNAGFAAGLDAGIISPGVQGRLESEQALRRMLAGTGLTYRLTGPRAVMLEALPPAPDGATQLDPLTVDAGRQGTARGAVPGIVATHSVTASKTDTPIMLTPQAVSVVTRDQMDMQGSATVSQALRYTPGVISQYGDVDLRVDWFTVRGFTPGRYLDGLRLPFGARGYGQPRIEPYGLERIEALKGPASVLYGQNAPGGLLNMTSKRPTAERLNEIELGTGSYDRRQLAGDFSGAMDDDRRLLYRLTVLGREADTEYDYVEEDKIFVAPAFTWAGDDTTVTILSQYQKIRSEGGGGAPALPAVGTLYPHPDGYIPTSRFVGEPDYDLFTNEQWMLGYEVEHRLDDVWTFSHSLRYADVDTDTRRVQGYALSDQMLARYAWAFPETARTVTLDTRTEAKFETGPVGHDLLMGVDLQYERSHFDETRLTLVAPIDIFDPVYSGGITVPPVGTAIDQTRRQTGIYAQNLMSFGGWHLMLGGRYDHAEAKTDTNGAIVRQNDDAFTGRAGLVYAFDNGLAPYVSYTTSFQPLGGSNPEGEPLQPTKGRQAEIGLRYQPTGSASMITVSAYHLVQQDVATSTSGAAYIQTGEVEVKGLEVEAHAELGDGYRAIASYAYSDSEITETLRETQRGKQLAFVPRNTAALWLDKSFEDGFAQGLGLGAGVRYIGHLYGDLNNDFKSPGVTLFDAGVRFDLGRLSPDAAGASLAINATNLLDERYVSTCLSATGCYWGPGRAVTASIKYRW; encoded by the coding sequence ATGACCAGACGGCATCAGCGGCGGCGCAACACTGCCGGCCATCACACCACCGGGCGCCCTGCCGCCATGGCCGGCGCAGCCCTGGTCGGCGCAGCCATTCTGGCCGGCGCCGGGATGGGCGCCAGCACGGCGGCGCAGGCACAGGGGGCGGCTGCCGTTCAGGATCAGCAGCATGATTTCGACATCCCCCGCCAGCCGCTGGCCGGGGCGATCAACGCCTTCAGCGCCGCCACCGGCTGGAATGCGGGCTTTGCGGCCGGTCTCGATGCCGGCATCATCTCGCCCGGCGTGCAGGGCAGGCTGGAGAGCGAGCAGGCCCTGCGCCGGATGCTGGCGGGCACGGGGCTGACCTATCGTCTGACGGGTCCGCGGGCGGTGATGCTGGAAGCCCTGCCGCCTGCGCCCGACGGGGCGACGCAGCTCGATCCGCTGACGGTGGATGCGGGGCGCCAGGGCACGGCACGCGGCGCCGTTCCCGGGATCGTCGCGACCCATTCGGTGACGGCATCCAAGACCGACACGCCGATCATGCTCACCCCCCAGGCGGTGTCGGTGGTGACCCGCGACCAGATGGACATGCAGGGTTCTGCCACCGTCTCCCAGGCGCTGCGCTATACGCCGGGCGTGATCAGCCAGTATGGCGATGTCGATCTGCGGGTCGACTGGTTCACGGTGCGCGGCTTCACCCCCGGGCGCTATCTCGACGGGCTGCGTCTGCCTTTCGGTGCGCGCGGCTACGGCCAGCCGCGCATCGAGCCCTACGGGCTGGAGCGGATCGAGGCGCTGAAAGGCCCGGCCTCGGTGCTCTATGGCCAGAATGCGCCGGGCGGCCTGCTGAACATGACCTCCAAGCGCCCGACGGCTGAACGCCTGAACGAGATCGAACTCGGCACCGGCAGCTATGATCGCCGTCAGCTGGCCGGTGATTTCTCGGGCGCGATGGATGACGACAGGCGGCTGCTCTATCGCCTGACCGTGCTCGGGCGCGAGGCCGATACCGAATATGATTATGTCGAGGAAGACAAGATCTTCGTCGCCCCGGCCTTCACCTGGGCCGGCGACGACACCACGGTCACCATCCTGTCGCAGTATCAGAAGATCCGCTCGGAAGGCGGCGGCGGCGCGCCGGCCCTGCCGGCGGTGGGCACGCTCTACCCCCATCCCGACGGCTATATCCCGACCAGCCGCTTCGTGGGCGAGCCCGATTACGACCTGTTCACCAACGAACAGTGGATGCTGGGCTACGAGGTCGAGCACCGGCTGGACGATGTCTGGACCTTCAGCCACAGCCTGCGCTATGCCGATGTCGACACCGACACCCGCCGCGTGCAGGGCTATGCCCTGTCGGATCAGATGCTCGCTCGCTATGCCTGGGCCTTCCCCGAAACGGCGCGAACAGTAACCCTGGACACCCGCACCGAGGCAAAATTCGAGACCGGCCCGGTGGGGCACGACCTGCTGATGGGCGTCGATCTGCAGTATGAGCGCAGCCATTTCGATGAAACCCGGCTGACCCTCGTTGCGCCCATCGACATTTTCGACCCGGTCTATTCCGGCGGGATCACCGTTCCGCCGGTCGGGACCGCCATCGACCAGACCCGCCGCCAGACCGGTATCTATGCACAGAACCTGATGAGCTTCGGCGGCTGGCATCTGATGCTCGGCGGGCGTTACGACCATGCGGAGGCCAAGACCGACACCAACGGTGCCATCGTCCGTCAGAATGACGATGCGTTTACCGGCCGGGCCGGTCTGGTCTATGCGTTCGACAACGGGCTGGCCCCCTATGTCAGCTACACCACCTCGTTCCAGCCGCTCGGCGGCTCGAACCCGGAAGGGGAGCCGCTGCAGCCGACCAAGGGTCGCCAGGCCGAGATCGGGCTGCGCTATCAGCCCACCGGTTCTGCGTCGATGATCACAGTGTCGGCCTATCACCTGGTGCAGCAGGACGTCGCCACCAGCACCTCGGGTGCCGCCTATATCCAGACGGGTGAGGTGGAGGTGAAGGGACTGGAGGTCGAAGCCCATGCCGAGTTGGGCGACGGCTATCGCGCCATCGCGAGCTATGCCTACAGCGACAGCGAGATCACCGAGACCCTGCGCGAGACCCAGCGCGGCAAACAGCTGGCTTTCGTGCCGCGCAACACCGCGGCCCTCTGGCTGGACAAGAGCTTCGAGGATGGCTTTGCCCAGGGTCTGGGGCTTGGCGCGGGCGTGCGCTATATCGGCCATCTGTATGGCGACCTCAACAACGACTTCAAATCGCCGGGCGTCACCCTGTTCGATGCCGGGGTGCGCTTCGATCTGGGCCGGCTCAGCCCCGACGCCGCCGGGGCCAGCCTGGCGATCAACGCCACCAACCTGTTGGACGAGCGCTATGTCTCCACCTGCCTCTCTGCCACCGGCTGCTATTGGGGGCCGGGCCGGGCGGTGACCGCCTCGATCAAGTACCGGTGGTGA
- a CDS encoding RNA polymerase sigma factor, protein MDRTALDRLNHIYSGQRRILVRSLMPIVGSLAVAEDLAQETYLKVRAALAQTQIQHLEPFLFRTARNLALDHLRRERRQGAVLRQGEDQDDLAHIAADTPSPEAEVGDRQLLDRLEQVMSRLTPRQRRVMVACRLEGRSYAEVAADLGVSTSTVQKDLKDAMAACLGSFTADGGR, encoded by the coding sequence TTGGACCGAACGGCGCTCGACCGGCTCAATCACATCTATTCCGGCCAGCGGCGCATTCTGGTGCGCAGCCTGATGCCAATCGTCGGCAGCCTGGCGGTGGCCGAGGATCTGGCGCAGGAGACCTATCTGAAGGTCCGTGCGGCCCTGGCACAGACACAGATCCAGCATCTTGAGCCCTTCCTGTTCCGCACCGCCCGCAACCTGGCGCTCGATCATCTGCGCCGCGAGCGGCGCCAGGGCGCCGTGCTGCGCCAGGGCGAGGATCAGGACGATCTTGCCCATATCGCCGCCGACACGCCGAGCCCGGAGGCGGAAGTCGGCGACCGCCAGTTGCTCGACCGGCTGGAACAGGTGATGTCGCGGTTGACGCCGCGCCAGCGTCGGGTGATGGTCGCCTGCCGGCTTGAAGGCCGCAGCTACGCCGAGGTTGCCGCAGATCTCGGTGTGTCGACCAGCACGGTTCAGAAGGATCTGAAGGACGCGATGGCCGCCTGTCTGGGCAGTTTCACGGCGGATGGCGGGCGATGA
- a CDS encoding MFS transporter → MSMARGTAGGVSRGGDDGRMPRSLALIVISAGCILALSMGVRQSLGLYLTPVSEAIGTGREAYALSLGLMNLMWGLFAPLAGVLADKRGPMAVGLAGGALYAVGVIWLAFSGSELELAGAGILIGIGLSGAGFTVILGAVGRAAPERFRASALALASLGSSLGQFVALPYAHGLTDAAGWWWSLVILGITSALMVPLALGLMGAAKAGDPIVSRQTLGEAVREAFSTPGFWLLNAGFFVCGFHLAFVSVHLPAYAADRGLAPWVATAALTAVGLGNIFGTYGFAKLGTVIQKKDALALLYTIRAVIFLGFLLLPLTPTLVITMSFLLGLTWLGTVPLTSGLVAHMFGPVYLSTLFGLVFMGHQVGGFLGSWLAGRIFDMVGSYDPVWWLSVGLGLISALLHILIRERPVERLRTAAATA, encoded by the coding sequence ATGAGCATGGCGCGCGGCACCGCAGGCGGTGTGTCCAGGGGTGGCGACGACGGGCGGATGCCCCGGTCGCTTGCCCTGATCGTGATTTCGGCAGGCTGCATCCTGGCCCTGTCCATGGGGGTCCGGCAAAGCCTGGGCCTGTATCTCACCCCCGTCAGCGAGGCGATCGGTACGGGCCGCGAGGCCTATGCGCTGTCGCTCGGGTTGATGAACCTGATGTGGGGCCTGTTTGCGCCGCTGGCCGGCGTGCTGGCCGACAAGCGCGGGCCGATGGCGGTTGGTCTGGCCGGCGGCGCGCTTTATGCCGTGGGCGTGATCTGGCTCGCCTTCTCGGGATCGGAACTTGAACTCGCCGGAGCCGGCATCCTGATCGGCATCGGGTTGAGCGGCGCCGGTTTCACCGTCATCCTGGGGGCGGTCGGCCGCGCGGCGCCCGAACGCTTCCGCGCCTCGGCCCTGGCGCTCGCCAGCCTGGGCTCGTCGCTGGGCCAGTTCGTGGCCCTGCCCTATGCCCATGGCCTGACCGATGCCGCCGGCTGGTGGTGGAGCCTGGTGATCCTGGGCATCACTTCGGCGCTGATGGTGCCGCTGGCGCTGGGGCTCATGGGGGCGGCGAAGGCCGGCGACCCGATCGTCTCGCGCCAGACCCTGGGCGAGGCGGTGCGCGAGGCGTTCAGCACGCCGGGCTTCTGGCTGCTCAATGCCGGCTTCTTCGTCTGCGGCTTCCATCTGGCCTTCGTCAGCGTTCATCTGCCGGCCTATGCCGCGGATCGCGGACTTGCACCCTGGGTTGCGACCGCAGCACTTACCGCCGTGGGCCTCGGCAATATCTTCGGCACCTATGGTTTCGCCAAGCTCGGCACGGTGATCCAGAAGAAGGACGCGCTGGCGCTGCTCTACACGATCCGGGCGGTGATCTTCCTGGGCTTCCTGCTGCTGCCGCTGACGCCCACCCTGGTCATCACCATGTCCTTCCTGCTGGGCCTTACCTGGCTCGGCACCGTGCCGCTGACCAGCGGGCTGGTTGCGCATATGTTCGGCCCGGTCTATCTCTCCACCCTGTTCGGCCTGGTGTTCATGGGGCATCAGGTGGGCGGCTTCCTTGGTTCATGGCTGGCCGGTCGGATCTTCGACATGGTCGGTTCTTACGATCCGGTCTGGTGGCTGTCGGTCGGGCTGGGGCTGATCTCGGCCCTGTTGCACATCCTGATCCGTGAACGGCCGGTGGAGCGGTTGCGCACTGCGGCCGCCACGGCCTGA
- a CDS encoding M50 family metallopeptidase, with product MSALTAPEIDTTPPSGAETMVARGRFPVRFEHAEITDPARGRRIEITDPTGDGHWLLGPAEFEVARVFDGQSSFAVLSARLAARGIRADAVKLAQFETRLLSLGLLEIDGRGHRARDPFTGFDFALLHHLVIQRLGVIRPEPVLDRLLAWPRALRMGLLGLSALAALAAPVLLVTMGSTFLDQASATLTGWMLPLLYLVTLASGFLHEGGHALACRALGVKVRETGFAIYFLMPFAWTRPDRRDWEALAMGPRMVAILAGPFASQALAGLGLMLMLSAPMGSAPHAAGVILAATGLFGATVTLLPFLNGDGYLMLVEVLRLPNLRRRAFDHLRRSVGLHAPALSVPLPAGRGPLLLAVAFGTILGWAGLWIGMAWWLGGMILELVR from the coding sequence ATGAGTGCGCTGACCGCCCCCGAGATCGACACCACGCCGCCATCCGGCGCAGAGACCATGGTCGCACGCGGCCGCTTCCCGGTCCGTTTCGAACATGCCGAGATCACCGATCCGGCCCGCGGCCGGCGGATCGAGATCACCGACCCCACAGGCGACGGCCATTGGCTGCTGGGTCCGGCCGAGTTCGAAGTCGCCCGGGTCTTCGACGGGCAGTCGAGTTTCGCCGTGCTTTCCGCCCGGTTGGCGGCCCGCGGCATCCGTGCCGATGCCGTCAAACTCGCGCAGTTCGAAACCAGGCTTCTGAGCCTCGGCCTGCTGGAGATCGACGGCCGCGGCCATCGGGCCCGCGACCCTTTCACCGGCTTCGATTTTGCCCTCCTCCATCATCTGGTCATCCAGCGGCTGGGGGTGATCCGCCCCGAACCGGTGCTCGACCGGCTGCTGGCCTGGCCGCGTGCGCTTCGCATGGGGCTGCTCGGCCTCTCGGCGCTGGCGGCGCTGGCGGCCCCGGTTCTGCTGGTGACGATGGGATCGACCTTCCTTGATCAGGCCTCGGCGACACTGACCGGATGGATGCTGCCACTGCTCTATCTCGTGACGCTGGCCAGCGGATTTCTGCATGAAGGCGGCCATGCGCTTGCCTGCCGTGCCCTCGGCGTGAAGGTGCGCGAGACCGGCTTCGCGATCTATTTCCTGATGCCCTTCGCCTGGACCCGGCCGGACCGGCGCGACTGGGAAGCGCTGGCCATGGGGCCGCGCATGGTCGCGATCCTGGCCGGCCCCTTCGCCAGTCAGGCCCTGGCCGGGCTGGGCCTGATGCTGATGCTGTCAGCCCCCATGGGCAGTGCGCCACATGCCGCCGGCGTGATCCTGGCAGCGACGGGGCTGTTCGGCGCCACGGTCACCCTGCTGCCCTTCCTGAACGGCGACGGCTATCTGATGCTGGTCGAAGTGCTGCGCCTGCCCAATCTGCGCCGCCGCGCCTTCGATCATCTGCGCCGGTCGGTCGGTCTGCATGCCCCGGCGCTCTCGGTCCCGCTGCCTGCCGGGCGCGGGCCGCTGCTGCTGGCGGTCGCCTTCGGCACCATCCTCGGCTGGGCGGGGCTCTGGATCGGCATGGCCTGGTGGCTGGGCGGCATGATCCTGGAGCTGGTCCGATGA
- a CDS encoding FecR family protein has product MTGSIDAALLDAALERFIRARDVDADPADRQALADWAAADPAHAAALARVEAMWGADAFATALARAVQPAPVAVVRRPRRAWPLALAASVLLAIGIGAAFDLPMRLRADAVTATGERRVVVLADGSRVTLDTGSAISVTIDETGRHLRLLEGRAFFEVTPDAARPFEVAAGPAKVRVTGTAFAVGFTADDAVMVQVRSGRVEAGAAGSHRALGAGDALRLDGAGPGIVTRPDPAQGLGWLDGRLVFADRPLGEVLAELDRYLPGRILITDPAIAARRVTGNYRLDDPAGSALALAVVADADVTRITDRLLILH; this is encoded by the coding sequence ATGACCGGCTCGATTGACGCAGCCCTGCTCGATGCCGCGCTGGAGCGGTTCATCCGTGCCCGTGACGTCGATGCCGACCCTGCCGACCGGCAGGCCCTTGCCGACTGGGCCGCTGCCGATCCGGCCCATGCCGCAGCACTTGCGCGCGTCGAGGCGATGTGGGGCGCCGATGCCTTTGCAACCGCGCTGGCCAGGGCGGTTCAGCCGGCCCCGGTTGCCGTGGTGCGCCGGCCGCGGCGTGCATGGCCGCTGGCACTGGCCGCCTCGGTGCTGCTTGCGATCGGCATCGGTGCGGCCTTCGATCTGCCGATGCGGCTCCGCGCCGACGCGGTCACCGCCACCGGCGAACGCCGGGTGGTGGTGCTGGCCGACGGCTCGCGCGTCACCCTCGACACCGGCAGTGCCATTTCGGTCACGATCGACGAGACCGGACGGCATCTGCGCCTGCTGGAGGGCCGGGCCTTTTTCGAGGTCACGCCCGATGCCGCCCGGCCGTTCGAGGTGGCGGCCGGCCCCGCCAAAGTGCGGGTTACCGGCACCGCCTTTGCCGTGGGGTTCACGGCCGACGACGCGGTCATGGTGCAGGTCCGCAGCGGCCGGGTGGAAGCGGGGGCCGCAGGCAGCCACCGCGCACTGGGCGCCGGGGACGCGCTTCGCCTGGACGGGGCAGGCCCCGGCATCGTCACCCGCCCCGATCCCGCCCAGGGGTTGGGCTGGCTGGACGGCCGGCTGGTCTTCGCCGACCGGCCATTGGGCGAGGTGCTGGCCGAACTCGACCGTTATCTGCCCGGACGGATCCTGATCACCGACCCCGCGATCGCCGCCCGCCGCGTCACCGGCAATTACCGGCTGGATGATCCGGCCGGCAGCGCGCTGGCGCTTGCCGTCGTGGCCGATGCCGATGTCACGCGGATCACCGACAGGCTGTTGATTCTGCACTGA
- a CDS encoding flavin reductase family protein, whose product MTDTRRWALQGSPADGDSRAYRSALGRFATGVAVVTCRDAAGRPAGLTVNSFTSVSLDPALVLWCLERSSPSLNAFTTSGHFAINVLDADQQPLSDLFADPEADRFAGLAVEDGLGGAPLLSGCLARFECALHAVHDGGDHVILIGAVRRYAERPGDPLLYFGGDYRRIGG is encoded by the coding sequence ATGACCGACACCCGGAGATGGGCGCTGCAGGGCAGCCCGGCCGATGGCGACAGCCGCGCCTATCGTTCTGCGCTCGGGCGCTTCGCGACCGGGGTGGCCGTGGTGACCTGCCGCGATGCCGCCGGCCGGCCGGCGGGGTTGACGGTGAATTCCTTCACCTCGGTCTCGCTGGACCCGGCGCTGGTGCTCTGGTGCCTGGAGCGCAGCTCCCCCAGCCTGAACGCCTTCACCACCAGCGGGCATTTCGCGATCAATGTGCTGGATGCCGATCAGCAGCCGCTCTCTGACCTGTTCGCCGACCCCGAGGCCGACCGTTTCGCCGGGCTTGCGGTCGAAGACGGGCTGGGGGGTGCACCGCTGCTGTCGGGCTGTCTGGCGCGGTTCGAATGTGCGCTGCACGCGGTTCACGACGGCGGTGATCATGTGATCCTGATCGGCGCCGTGCGGCGCTATGCGGAGCGGCCCGGTGATCCGCTGCTTTATTTCGGCGGGGATTATCGCCGGATCGGCGGCTGA
- a CDS encoding DUF2147 domain-containing protein: MSCPPISSSASSFARPHRRLVLAGLAAVCVAALLSPLPALAQSAEDKAAHGNPDAAGLWRTIDDETGKPRSLVRIAERDGRWYGRIEKLFREPGEDPDPVCRECTDTRAGQKITGMEILTGLVRDGLAYDGGEILDPKTGEIYDAKMTLSPDGNTLEVRGFIGLSLFGRSQTWIREG; this comes from the coding sequence ATGTCATGTCCCCCAATATCCTCGTCCGCTTCCTCGTTCGCCCGACCCCACCGGCGCCTGGTGCTGGCGGGGCTCGCCGCCGTCTGTGTCGCAGCCCTGCTGTCACCGCTGCCGGCTCTGGCGCAATCGGCCGAAGACAAGGCCGCGCACGGCAATCCGGATGCCGCCGGGCTCTGGCGGACGATCGATGACGAAACCGGCAAGCCGCGCTCGCTGGTACGGATCGCCGAGCGTGACGGCCGCTGGTACGGCAGGATCGAGAAACTGTTCCGTGAGCCCGGCGAGGATCCGGACCCGGTCTGCCGTGAGTGCACCGATACCCGGGCCGGGCAGAAAATCACGGGCATGGAGATTCTGACCGGGCTGGTCCGCGACGGCCTGGCCTATGACGGGGGTGAAATCCTCGACCCCAAGACCGGCGAAATCTACGACGCGAAGATGACGCTCTCCCCCGACGGCAACACGCTGGAGGTCCGCGGCTTCATCGGCCTGTCGCTGTTCGGCCGCAGCCAGACCTGGATCCGCGAGGGATAG
- a CDS encoding class I SAM-dependent methyltransferase: MTATTAPASYGSRAHWDGVHTLLGDRGGARPQAAGALLDHMAAVADRLAGAGGVVMDLGAGQGALARALARPGRLVIASDIAAGPLAVIRTPGVAGLAADAAYPALKPGTLNLVTCLRGLWTLPDPAGVLAVMTGLLAPGGHILVQLWDRPARCRLIGTGAALLGKVLPDLTRPAGEAGPFDIDPDGLAALAAPAGLELIATENGDITADIADAPGYWREFDALAETAAAARLRAPAALQARLDAALPGVLDRVLPRSDGATGWQASIAWHLCTLAPAGSRRQIIPPR, encoded by the coding sequence ATGACCGCCACCACCGCCCCCGCCAGCTATGGCAGCCGCGCCCACTGGGACGGCGTCCACACCCTGCTGGGGGATCGGGGCGGAGCCCGTCCGCAGGCAGCCGGCGCCCTGCTCGACCACATGGCGGCGGTGGCCGATCGTCTGGCCGGAGCCGGCGGCGTGGTCATGGATCTGGGGGCGGGCCAGGGTGCGCTGGCCCGTGCCCTGGCAAGGCCGGGCCGGCTGGTGATCGCCAGCGACATCGCCGCCGGCCCGCTCGCCGTCATCCGGACACCGGGCGTGGCCGGGCTTGCCGCCGACGCCGCATATCCGGCGCTGAAGCCGGGCACGCTGAATCTGGTGACCTGCCTGCGTGGCCTTTGGACGCTGCCCGATCCGGCGGGCGTTCTGGCTGTCATGACCGGGCTGCTGGCGCCGGGCGGCCACATCCTGGTGCAGCTCTGGGACAGGCCGGCCCGCTGCCGGCTGATCGGCACCGGCGCCGCCCTGCTCGGCAAGGTGCTGCCCGATCTCACCCGCCCGGCGGGCGAGGCGGGCCCCTTCGACATCGATCCCGACGGGCTGGCTGCCCTCGCCGCCCCGGCCGGGCTGGAACTGATTGCAACCGAGAACGGCGACATCACGGCCGACATCGCCGATGCACCGGGCTATTGGCGCGAGTTCGATGCCCTGGCGGAGACTGCCGCCGCCGCCCGGCTGCGCGCCCCGGCGGCCCTGCAGGCCAGGCTGGACGCCGCCCTGCCGGGCGTGCTGGACAGGGTGCTGCCGCGCAGCGACGGTGCCACAGGCTGGCAGGCATCGATCGCCTGGCATCTCTGCACCCTGGCACCCGCCGGTTCACGGCGGCAGATCATCCCGCCCCGCTGA
- a CDS encoding PepSY-associated TM helix domain-containing protein, whose amino-acid sequence MRGFLVRLHRWAGLSTALFLVLAGLTGSAITFRHELDAWLNPALFQAPGQGAVLSPDRIAARVEALDPAIAVTALPLKPVAGEAVLVTVLPRPGSPPPGYDQVFVDPVTGEILGRRDQMTAIMPFLYTFHYSLTAGPVGKWLLGVVALIWALDALVALWLTLPRGRLPFTRGFGSGWAPAWKIKPGLSLRGAGSHRRVLDLHRAPGLWLWLVFLVLAISSVTLNLEAQLVRPLLGQVTALSPSAREVGAPRYRPDPPPPALGFEAAAARAEAHAAARGLAPLAVDAYHYAVFGVYIISLDEAGPHGAWAIDTGHPHLYLDDQTGEVLMASIPGQGTVGDVFLQLQFPLHSGRIGGLAGRILIAVAGVALALVSITGVVIWWRKRRARQQVAARQPAGSGKTAPPARV is encoded by the coding sequence ATGCGCGGCTTTCTGGTCAGGCTTCATCGCTGGGCGGGGCTTTCCACCGCGCTCTTCCTGGTGCTGGCCGGGCTGACCGGCAGCGCCATCACCTTCCGGCACGAGCTGGACGCCTGGCTGAACCCGGCGCTGTTCCAGGCGCCGGGGCAGGGGGCGGTGCTTTCGCCCGACCGGATCGCGGCGCGGGTGGAGGCGCTCGATCCCGCCATCGCCGTGACCGCGCTGCCGCTGAAACCGGTGGCGGGAGAGGCGGTGCTGGTGACCGTGCTGCCGCGGCCGGGCAGCCCGCCGCCCGGCTATGACCAGGTCTTCGTCGACCCGGTGACCGGCGAGATTCTGGGCCGGCGCGACCAGATGACCGCGATCATGCCCTTCCTTTATACCTTCCACTATTCGCTGACCGCAGGTCCGGTCGGCAAGTGGCTGCTGGGGGTGGTGGCGCTGATCTGGGCGCTGGATGCGCTGGTGGCGCTGTGGCTGACCCTGCCGCGGGGGCGGCTGCCCTTCACCCGCGGCTTCGGGTCCGGCTGGGCGCCGGCCTGGAAGATCAAGCCCGGCCTGTCGCTGCGCGGCGCCGGCAGTCATCGCCGGGTGCTGGATCTCCATCGCGCCCCGGGATTGTGGCTGTGGCTGGTGTTCCTGGTGCTGGCGATCAGCAGCGTGACGCTGAACCTGGAAGCCCAGCTGGTGCGGCCGCTGCTGGGCCAGGTGACGGCGCTGTCGCCGAGTGCGCGCGAGGTGGGCGCGCCGCGTTACCGGCCGGATCCGCCGCCGCCCGCCCTGGGCTTCGAGGCGGCAGCGGCCCGGGCAGAGGCCCATGCCGCGGCCCGGGGCCTGGCACCGCTCGCCGTCGATGCCTATCACTATGCCGTCTTCGGGGTCTACATCATCAGCCTGGACGAGGCGGGGCCGCACGGCGCCTGGGCGATCGACACCGGACATCCGCATCTCTATCTCGACGATCAGACCGGAGAGGTGCTGATGGCGTCCATTCCGGGCCAGGGCACCGTCGGGGATGTGTTCCTGCAATTGCAGTTCCCGCTGCATTCGGGCCGGATCGGCGGCCTGGCCGGCCGCATCCTGATTGCTGTGGCCGGTGTCGCACTGGCGCTGGTTTCCATCACCGGGGTGGTGATCTGGTGGCGCAAGCGGCGTGCGCGGCAGCAGGTCGCCGCCCGCCAGCCTGCAGGCAGCGGCAAGACCGCGCCGCCGGCACGCGTTTGA